A genomic segment from Wolbachia endosymbiont of Ctenocephalides felis wCfeF encodes:
- a CDS encoding Protocatechuate 3 encodes MKEKKRYNPSAGIINEMKVKNILLALLIQAMFGLSSFAADPILLNCIETPEIYDLDAKPKSFNSSNNLRRKPGSPNSATGELISIVGRVTDVNCLPIQNAVVSIWHANSRGVNHYDENVEDDKLDPNFAGSGRFIVNNLGYYNFITIAPGKIGDRAPHINFLVQHPDFPEFTTQMFFADHNCDNCADPVLRDLIDNGLASLLIAPFTYNDRAIKTYTFNITLGGYNKFSDKR; translated from the coding sequence ATGAAAGAAAAAAAACGCTATAATCCAAGTGCAGGCATTATAAACGAGATGAAAGTGAAAAATATCTTATTAGCGCTTTTAATACAGGCTATGTTTGGGTTGTCATCATTTGCGGCCGATCCTATTTTGCTTAACTGTATTGAAACTCCAGAGATTTATGATCTTGATGCAAAACCAAAAAGCTTTAACTCTTCGAATAATTTAAGAAGAAAACCTGGTTCTCCAAATAGCGCAACAGGAGAATTGATAAGCATAGTGGGTAGAGTTACTGATGTAAACTGTTTGCCAATACAAAACGCTGTAGTTTCTATATGGCACGCAAATTCACGTGGCGTGAACCATTATGATGAAAATGTGGAGGATGATAAGCTTGATCCAAATTTTGCCGGATCAGGAAGATTTATAGTCAATAACCTTGGCTATTATAATTTTATTACAATAGCACCTGGTAAGATCGGTGATAGGGCTCCACACATCAACTTTTTGGTTCAACATCCAGATTTCCCAGAGTTCACAACACAAATGTTCTTTGCCGACCATAATTGCGACAACTGTGCTGATCCTGTTCTTAGGGATCTTATTGATAATGGGCTTGCAAGCCTTCTGATAGCACCATTTACTTATAATGATCGTGCAATTAAGACCTACACATTTAATATCACCTTAGGCGGGTATAACAAATTTTCTGATAAAAGATAA
- a CDS encoding Beta sliding clamp, with translation MSEVAGVETKEQAVCEQMRFSVSRASLLNTLSRVSGVVERRNAIDVLACINIKAQHGSIKLKATDLDISIFASLAANVSAEGEVKISAHTLHDIVKKLPIDLDINFEMNDQGKLLISCGNANFSLPNVVSNNFPVLEEGDHKHDFTLLSADLVDLLTKTKFAVSLDDTRYNLNGIYLHTDEQFLYCVATDGHRLSCIKRPKPENINGEFGVIIPRKTVMELLKVLDDCSEINIKLSDRKIKFTCGEYIIISKLIDGTFPDYKTVIPASQDKQMIVESGELASVIDRVSVVVSDKIKSIRFSLQEKLLTLNSNSQECSDATESIEVDYNETPMEIGFNSRYLLDVLSCIKNKCKFSLSDGNGATIITDEADPNALYIVMPMRT, from the coding sequence ATGTCAGAGGTTGCGGGTGTAGAAACTAAAGAGCAAGCTGTGTGCGAGCAAATGCGTTTTAGCGTGAGCCGCGCAAGTCTTTTAAATACGCTATCTAGAGTGAGCGGAGTGGTTGAAAGGCGTAACGCAATAGATGTTCTAGCATGTATAAATATTAAAGCACAACATGGCAGCATAAAACTAAAGGCTACTGATCTTGACATTTCAATATTTGCCTCGCTTGCTGCAAATGTGTCAGCGGAAGGGGAAGTAAAAATCTCAGCACATACTTTACATGACATAGTGAAGAAGTTGCCAATTGATTTGGATATTAATTTCGAAATGAACGATCAAGGGAAATTATTGATATCTTGCGGAAATGCAAACTTTTCTCTACCGAATGTAGTTTCAAATAACTTTCCTGTCCTTGAAGAAGGGGATCATAAACATGATTTTACTCTACTGAGTGCAGATTTGGTAGACTTATTAACTAAAACGAAGTTTGCTGTATCACTAGATGATACAAGATATAATTTAAATGGGATATACTTGCATACGGATGAGCAATTTCTGTACTGCGTTGCAACCGATGGTCACCGTTTATCATGTATAAAGAGGCCTAAACCTGAAAATATCAATGGCGAATTTGGTGTGATAATTCCACGTAAAACTGTCATGGAGCTGCTAAAAGTATTGGATGATTGCAGTGAAATTAATATAAAGCTTTCAGATAGAAAAATCAAATTCACATGCGGTGAATATATTATAATATCAAAATTAATAGATGGAACTTTTCCAGATTATAAAACTGTTATTCCGGCATCTCAGGATAAACAAATGATTGTTGAGAGCGGTGAGCTAGCTAGCGTTATAGATCGGGTTTCCGTTGTTGTGTCCGATAAAATAAAATCCATTAGGTTTTCGTTACAAGAAAAATTATTAACTCTAAACTCAAACTCTCAAGAGTGCAGTGATGCAACTGAATCCATAGAGGTAGATTATAATGAAACTCCTATGGAAATAGGGTTTAATTCACGCTATTTGCTTGATGTTTTGTCCTGTATAAAAAACAAGTGTAAGTTTAGCTTGTCAGATGGCAATGGTGCTACAATTATTACTGATGAAGCTGATCCAAATGCATTATATATAGTAATGCCAATGAGGACTTAA
- a CDS encoding Iron-sulfur cluster insertion protein ErpA — MSTDYNINLTDNALKKIHSLVEQEEDKSSVLRVAVSGGGCSGFKYNFLIDQINKNLSLSDDDDDDYDDEFDDDDDDDYEESEDYRGYSSFSGKSKDIVINDENGNPVLMVDNCSAKFLNNSVIDYTEDLSGSGFQIKNALAKSQCGCGNSFSV; from the coding sequence ATGTCAACAGATTACAATATTAACTTGACTGACAATGCGTTAAAGAAAATTCACTCCCTTGTAGAGCAGGAAGAGGACAAAAGTTCTGTTTTGCGAGTTGCAGTTTCAGGTGGAGGATGTTCTGGCTTCAAGTATAATTTTCTTATAGATCAAATAAATAAAAATCTATCTTTGAGTGATGACGACGATGATGATTACGATGATGAATTTGATGACGACGATGATGACGATTATGAAGAAAGCGAGGATTATAGAGGCTACTCTAGCTTTAGCGGGAAAAGCAAAGATATAGTAATTAACGACGAAAATGGAAACCCTGTATTAATGGTTGATAATTGTTCGGCGAAATTTTTAAATAACTCAGTTATAGATTACACTGAAGATCTAAGTGGTTCTGGATTTCAAATAAAAAATGCTCTTGCTAAGTCTCAATGTGGATGTGGTAACAGCTTCTCAGTTTAA
- a CDS encoding Cysteine desulfurase NifS → MTDKPSSPFSLGGDYVYADYNATSPIIDSVRKSILEVLSKQILNPSSLHRKGQEARKILQDARDNVRGIIGALGDKEVVFTSGATEANNLVMRGVAGYRHVISAIEHPSILNSAYNPHIIPVNQEGVVDLLELKKILSKLERDRVIVSVMMANNETGVIQPVKEVAEIAHKFGAICHTDAAQSVGKIEVNMEDLGVDLLTLSAHKFGGIAGSGVLIFDKKLVIEPIVVGGGQEKGLRGGTENIVAIAGFSAALQDIPDLLSKMDEIKKLRDQLECELLNLASGIKIFGENSKRLPNTSLIYMPKVRSDVQLMHFDLNNIAVSNGSACSSGKVKPSHVLLAMGATKEQAECSIRISIGPKTKPRDVEKIVDCWYNIYKQNTLV, encoded by the coding sequence ATGACAGATAAACCTTCAAGTCCCTTTTCTTTAGGTGGTGATTACGTATATGCTGACTATAATGCAACTTCCCCAATTATCGACAGTGTAAGGAAGAGTATACTTGAGGTCTTATCAAAACAAATTCTGAATCCTTCATCATTACACAGAAAGGGACAAGAGGCGAGAAAGATTCTCCAGGATGCAAGAGATAATGTTCGTGGGATTATTGGCGCTTTAGGTGATAAAGAAGTAGTTTTTACATCTGGTGCGACTGAGGCAAATAATCTTGTTATGAGAGGGGTAGCGGGCTATCGACATGTAATTTCAGCTATAGAGCACCCTTCAATTCTCAATTCTGCGTATAATCCACATATAATACCCGTTAATCAAGAAGGTGTTGTTGATCTTTTAGAGCTAAAAAAGATTCTGAGCAAACTTGAGAGGGATAGAGTAATAGTTTCAGTGATGATGGCTAATAACGAAACTGGGGTTATTCAGCCTGTTAAGGAAGTAGCTGAAATAGCACATAAATTTGGAGCAATCTGCCACACCGATGCTGCTCAAAGCGTTGGAAAAATTGAAGTTAATATGGAAGATTTAGGGGTGGATTTACTCACTTTGTCCGCTCATAAATTTGGCGGTATAGCGGGTAGTGGAGTTTTAATATTCGACAAAAAGCTTGTAATAGAGCCTATTGTAGTAGGTGGTGGGCAAGAGAAAGGATTACGAGGTGGTACGGAGAATATTGTTGCAATTGCAGGTTTTTCTGCTGCATTGCAGGATATTCCAGATCTTCTATCAAAAATGGATGAAATAAAGAAGCTACGCGATCAATTGGAGTGTGAGCTGTTAAACCTTGCCAGTGGTATCAAAATCTTCGGTGAAAACTCCAAAAGGTTACCAAATACAAGTCTCATTTATATGCCGAAAGTAAGGAGTGACGTGCAACTTATGCATTTTGACTTAAATAACATTGCAGTTAGCAATGGCTCTGCATGTTCTTCTGGAAAAGTTAAACCTTCCCATGTTTTGCTTGCAATGGGGGCAACAAAAGAGCAAGCAGAGTGTTCGATTAGAATCAGTATAGGTCCAAAAACTAAACCACGAGACGTAGAAAAAATAGTGGATTGTTGGTATAATATCTATAAGCAGAACACTTTGGTATAG
- a CDS encoding tRNA pseudouridine synthase A: MRYKITIEYNGSSFSGWQKQQHSANSIQETIENAIFNFSGEKVTLYCGGRTDAGVHALGQVAHFDMEREFELYRIRNAINYHLKSIPIVVLNAEVVDDEFHARFSAKKRHYEYRIINRYAPAALEAGYVWQVFNPLDVNIMREAAKHLLGKHNLSSFRSKDCQAANPVRTIDNIEIVQNGSHIYIKISAISFLHNQVRIIVGTLVEFGKNRTNPQEMLNILNKRKRNAAGVTAPPCGLYLVKIDY; this comes from the coding sequence GTGCGATACAAAATAACGATAGAGTATAACGGTAGTAGTTTCTCTGGTTGGCAGAAACAACAACATTCTGCTAACTCAATCCAGGAGACCATAGAAAATGCTATATTTAATTTCAGTGGCGAGAAAGTCACTTTATACTGCGGTGGCAGGACTGATGCGGGAGTTCATGCTTTAGGACAAGTTGCTCATTTTGATATGGAGAGGGAATTTGAGCTTTACAGAATAAGGAACGCAATAAATTATCACTTAAAATCGATTCCTATAGTCGTACTCAATGCAGAAGTTGTAGATGATGAGTTTCACGCGCGATTCTCAGCAAAAAAAAGGCACTATGAATATAGAATAATTAACCGCTATGCCCCTGCAGCTTTGGAAGCTGGTTATGTATGGCAAGTATTTAACCCACTTGATGTAAACATTATGCGTGAAGCGGCTAAACATCTGCTTGGAAAGCACAACCTTTCAAGTTTCCGCTCAAAAGACTGTCAAGCTGCAAATCCGGTAAGAACAATTGATAATATCGAGATAGTACAAAATGGGAGTCATATATACATCAAAATATCCGCTATTTCTTTTTTACATAACCAAGTGAGGATCATTGTCGGTACTTTGGTTGAATTTGGGAAAAATAGAACTAATCCACAAGAAATGCTAAATATATTAAATAAGCGCAAAAGAAACGCCGCTGGAGTTACTGCACCACCTTGCGGTTTATATTTGGTAAAGATAGATTACTAG
- a CDS encoding Lipoprotein-releasing system ATP-binding protein LolD, whose amino-acid sequence MGGDVALELTSVDKSFKEAPAVIKDINLKVAKGQVVALIGSSGSGKTTILQIAGLLDKPTSGIVTIDGVNCTQASNKYKTHIRRSFLSFVYQFHYLLQELSVLENVMLPQLIAGRSKTEAIKNAQAMLEKFGLEDKASSMISEISGGERQRVAIARSVVNFPRLLLADEPTGNLDPTNSLNVFLLLYSYVKENNSSMLIVTHNHLLAEKADCILQLKDRSLIKL is encoded by the coding sequence ATGGGTGGTGATGTAGCACTAGAGCTAACTTCTGTGGATAAGAGCTTCAAAGAAGCTCCTGCTGTTATAAAAGATATAAATCTAAAGGTTGCAAAAGGACAAGTAGTTGCATTGATTGGCAGCTCAGGGTCAGGAAAAACAACTATATTGCAAATTGCAGGCTTATTGGATAAGCCAACTTCAGGTATAGTGACAATAGATGGAGTAAATTGCACACAAGCCAGCAATAAATATAAAACTCATATAAGAAGAAGTTTTCTGAGCTTTGTTTATCAATTTCACTATTTGTTACAGGAGTTATCGGTATTGGAAAATGTTATGCTTCCTCAGCTTATTGCAGGAAGAAGCAAAACTGAGGCAATAAAAAATGCGCAGGCAATGTTGGAAAAATTTGGTCTGGAAGACAAAGCAAGTAGTATGATATCTGAAATTTCTGGCGGGGAGAGGCAAAGAGTTGCAATTGCAAGAAGCGTTGTAAATTTCCCAAGACTTTTACTTGCAGATGAACCAACGGGAAATTTAGATCCAACAAATTCTTTGAATGTGTTTTTGCTATTATATTCGTATGTAAAGGAAAATAATAGCTCTATGCTTATAGTAACACACAATCACCTCCTTGCAGAAAAGGCAGACTGTATTTTACAGTTAAAGGATAGATCACTGATAAAATTGTGA
- a CDS encoding Glyoxalase ElbB: MEFVLQYLNYMKTRYSMGEKKLKVAVVLSGCGHLDSAEVREAVLSLLVLDQQEVEVKCFAPDINITQVMNHKTKEAVKEKRNVLVEAARIARGEIYDLKEAKAKDFDMLVVPGGYGVAKNLSDLAEGKDMVTVIPEFERLVSEFFAAKKPIGAICISPAVVVFILSNKIGKKGNKIKVTIGDDKEKLIEKLGGEHIKCDTELSIEDEEHNVFSCSAYMRSDESTYSVYQGIKHMIDSMVKKINKGN, encoded by the coding sequence ATGGAATTTGTACTACAATACCTAAATTATATGAAAACAAGGTACTCTATGGGTGAAAAAAAATTAAAAGTTGCTGTGGTTTTATCAGGATGCGGTCATCTCGACAGTGCAGAGGTGAGAGAAGCTGTTTTAAGCTTGCTTGTGCTTGATCAGCAGGAAGTGGAAGTCAAATGCTTTGCACCTGATATCAATATTACACAAGTTATGAATCATAAAACAAAAGAAGCAGTAAAAGAGAAGAGGAATGTACTTGTAGAAGCAGCAAGAATTGCAAGAGGTGAAATATATGACCTAAAGGAAGCCAAAGCTAAAGATTTTGACATGCTAGTTGTACCCGGCGGATATGGAGTTGCGAAAAATTTATCTGACCTAGCTGAAGGTAAAGACATGGTAACAGTAATACCCGAATTTGAAAGATTAGTTTCAGAATTTTTTGCTGCAAAAAAGCCAATAGGGGCAATATGTATATCTCCAGCGGTGGTTGTTTTTATTTTAAGTAATAAAATAGGCAAAAAAGGAAATAAAATTAAGGTGACTATAGGAGATGACAAAGAAAAGTTGATAGAAAAGCTTGGTGGCGAGCATATAAAGTGCGACACAGAGTTATCAATAGAAGACGAAGAACATAATGTATTTTCCTGTTCTGCTTATATGCGTAGCGACGAAAGTACGTACTCTGTATATCAAGGGATAAAACATATGATTGACAGCATGGTAAAAAAGATCAACAAAGGAAATTAA
- a CDS encoding Putative pyruvate translates to MTFKKLNLHLVSDSSGETVISVAKSALKHFRSVETIEYVWSFVKKEEQIDRILEEINKKSDEHHFVICTITDDELRKYLKDNCIKLEIPYRAILSHIIREISSYLEIEKDEKLDLHAEINNEYFQRIEAINYTINHDDGQNIQDIDKADIILIGVSRTSKSPTSMYLAYRGYRVANIPFVSEIPFYVDLTKLENKMTIGLTIDASRLVEIRKNRLTSINNENNNVYADPKKVEKEIKKAEELFKQNNWPIIDVTQKSIEEVSATIIQYFNRM, encoded by the coding sequence ATGACCTTTAAAAAGCTCAATCTACACTTAGTATCAGATTCAAGCGGTGAAACTGTTATATCAGTTGCAAAATCAGCTCTGAAACACTTTCGTTCTGTAGAAACAATTGAATATGTTTGGTCCTTTGTGAAAAAAGAAGAACAAATTGATAGAATTTTGGAGGAAATCAATAAGAAAAGTGATGAGCATCACTTTGTTATATGCACTATTACTGATGATGAACTAAGAAAATATTTAAAAGATAACTGTATAAAATTGGAAATTCCCTATCGAGCAATATTATCACATATTATTAGAGAAATTTCTTCCTACCTTGAAATTGAAAAAGACGAAAAGCTTGACTTGCATGCTGAGATAAATAATGAGTATTTTCAGCGCATTGAGGCAATAAACTACACTATTAATCATGATGACGGACAAAATATTCAAGATATTGATAAGGCAGACATAATCTTGATTGGAGTTTCGCGTACATCAAAGTCTCCCACCAGTATGTATTTAGCTTATCGGGGCTATAGGGTTGCAAATATTCCCTTTGTTAGTGAGATACCCTTTTATGTTGACTTAACAAAGTTAGAGAACAAGATGACAATAGGGCTAACAATAGATGCAAGTAGGCTGGTGGAAATACGCAAAAATAGACTTACTTCAATTAACAACGAAAATAATAATGTATACGCTGACCCCAAGAAAGTAGAAAAGGAAATTAAAAAGGCAGAGGAACTTTTTAAACAAAACAATTGGCCAATTATCGACGTAACACAAAAGTCGATCGAGGAAGTGTCAGCAACGATTATACAATATTTTAATAGAATGTGA
- a CDS encoding Cytosol aminopeptidase, whose translation MKITISKALPDFETLVVGLFENDELISNGKVLQDKQITDNIKRFSDFNGGFGEFFSITSSEGKNIIVAGLGKRDEWDENKELNIGGKIYCELSRLKIKQAAISIEGNAANVAYGAFLRSFKFDKYKTKKDEKVTEVEEITVLAKDEQFSSAEKSFERLRQEGEGIFLARALTTEPPNVLYPESYADHIKTELTKLGLEIEVLGKKQMEEKKMGALLGVAQGSSKEPKLVVIKWNGASKEQKPVAFVGKGITFDTGGVSLKPSRGMESMKYDMAGSATVVGVMRTLAGRKAKVNAIGVVALAENAVDGNAQRPSDVVTSMSGQTIEVLNTDAEGRLILADALWYTQDRFSPKFMVDLATLTGAIVVALGNNEYAGLFSNNDELANRLIDVGNEVNEKLWRFPMNETYDKIIDSPIADVQNIAPAGSGGDSIMAAQFLQRFVNETCWAHLDIAGTAWHEKGTDISPKGAVGFGIRLLNKLVEKYYETGN comes from the coding sequence ATGAAGATAACAATTTCTAAGGCTTTACCTGATTTTGAAACGCTAGTAGTAGGTTTGTTTGAAAATGATGAACTTATAAGTAACGGTAAGGTTTTACAAGATAAGCAAATTACAGATAACATCAAAAGATTTAGTGATTTCAATGGAGGTTTTGGTGAATTTTTCTCCATTACTTCATCAGAGGGAAAGAACATTATAGTTGCTGGACTTGGCAAGAGAGATGAATGGGATGAAAATAAAGAATTAAATATTGGCGGAAAAATATATTGCGAACTAAGCAGATTAAAAATCAAGCAAGCGGCAATTTCAATCGAAGGCAATGCAGCAAATGTTGCATACGGTGCATTTCTGCGCAGTTTTAAGTTTGATAAGTATAAAACCAAAAAGGATGAAAAAGTTACAGAAGTAGAGGAAATCACAGTGCTAGCGAAAGATGAGCAATTCAGTAGTGCTGAAAAATCATTTGAGCGTTTAAGGCAAGAAGGTGAAGGCATATTTCTTGCACGTGCTCTTACCACTGAACCACCTAATGTTTTATATCCAGAATCCTATGCTGATCACATAAAAACCGAACTTACTAAGCTTGGCCTTGAAATCGAAGTGCTTGGTAAGAAGCAAATGGAAGAGAAAAAAATGGGAGCATTGCTTGGGGTAGCACAAGGAAGTAGTAAAGAGCCAAAATTAGTAGTGATCAAATGGAATGGAGCTTCCAAGGAACAAAAGCCTGTAGCTTTTGTAGGTAAAGGTATAACGTTTGATACTGGTGGAGTGTCACTCAAGCCCTCGCGTGGCATGGAGTCAATGAAATATGACATGGCAGGTTCTGCTACTGTGGTTGGGGTGATGCGTACTCTAGCTGGACGAAAAGCGAAGGTAAATGCAATTGGCGTAGTTGCGCTTGCAGAAAATGCAGTGGACGGCAATGCTCAAAGACCAAGTGATGTAGTAACTTCGATGTCTGGGCAAACAATAGAGGTATTAAACACCGATGCAGAAGGAAGGCTCATACTTGCGGATGCTTTGTGGTATACGCAGGACAGATTCTCACCTAAGTTTATGGTTGATCTTGCAACTTTAACTGGTGCCATAGTGGTTGCGCTTGGGAATAATGAATATGCTGGTCTTTTTTCCAATAATGATGAATTAGCAAATCGTCTTATCGATGTAGGAAATGAAGTAAACGAGAAGTTGTGGCGTTTTCCTATGAATGAGACTTACGATAAAATTATCGATTCGCCGATTGCTGATGTCCAAAACATCGCTCCTGCAGGCTCTGGCGGGGATAGCATAATGGCTGCACAATTTTTACAGCGTTTTGTGAATGAAACTTGCTGGGCACATTTAGACATTGCAGGCACGGCTTGGCATGAAAAAGGCACTGATATTTCTCCAAAAGGAGCGGTAGGTTTTGGTATAAGGTTGCTTAATAAATTGGTTGAGAAATACTACGAAACGGGTAATTGA